The Clostridia bacterium sequence GCGGCCGGCGCCCGGGAATGGTAAGCGAGAAACGGGAGGCACCCCGCGATGGGGCCCATGGACGTCCTGCACCTGGTCCGCCCGGCGGCGGGCGGCATGCGGAACCACGTCGTCTCGCTCGCGGAGCGGTTGGACCGCGCGCGTTTCCGTGTATGCGTGTTTGGGCCCTTGGATCCCGCAACGGCGCAGCGCCTGCGGGCGAAGGGCGTGGATGTCGGTCACGCGGACGTTCCCGGCGGGCTGTCGCCGGCGCTCCTGCGCGCCGCCGCGGCCGTGCGTCGCGTCGTGACGGAGCGTCAGCCGGCCATCCTGCACTGCCACGGGCTCGTCGGAGGACTGGTCGGCCGGTTGGCTCTTGAAGGACTGCCGTCCGGGGTGAGAGCGCCGGCCGTCGTGTTGACCGTCCACAATCTTCCCGACTGGCCGCCCTCGCGGTTGCGCCGGCCGCTCCAACGGTACCTGGAGCGGCGCTTCGCCCGGCGAACGGCGCGCTACATCGCCGTGTCGCTCGCCGTGCGTGACTCCCTCGTGAGTTCCCTCGGCGTTTCGCCGGACAAGGTCAGCGTCATCTACAACGGCATCGACCTCGCCCGCTTCGCGGCGGCGTCACCCCCGAGGGCCGCCGCACGGGCGGAGGTCGGCCTGCCCGCCGGCGTGCCGGTCGTGGCGGCGGTCGCCCGGCTCGCGCCCGAGAAGGGCATCGACGTGCTTCTTGAGGCCTTCGTGCGCCTCGGGC is a genomic window containing:
- a CDS encoding glycosyltransferase family 4 protein, translated to MGPMDVLHLVRPAAGGMRNHVVSLAERLDRARFRVCVFGPLDPATAQRLRAKGVDVGHADVPGGLSPALLRAAAAVRRVVTERQPAILHCHGLVGGLVGRLALEGLPSGVRAPAVVLTVHNLPDWPPSRLRRPLQRYLERRFARRTARYIAVSLAVRDSLVSSLGVSPDKVSVIYNGIDLARFAAASPPRAAARAEVGLPAGVPVVAAVARLAPEKGIDVLLEAFVRLGQRATAHLAIAGDGPLRGVLERRARQAGVAERVHWLGHVTDPLPLLRAADVVAVPSRAEGLGVACIEAMAAGRAVVASAAGGLGEVVQHRVNGLLVPAGDAMALRAALERLLGDELLRRRLGQRARQDALQRFSVDAMVRNTTRLYEWLVEAPGGRRPRWSW